Proteins co-encoded in one Papio anubis isolate 15944 unplaced genomic scaffold, Panubis1.0 scaffold253, whole genome shotgun sequence genomic window:
- the LOC116268527 gene encoding tastin-like isoform X1 produces the protein MTTRQATRDPLLRGVSPTPSKIPVRSQKRTPFPTVTSCALDQENQDPRRWLQKPPLNIQRPLVDSAGPRPKAKHQAETSQRLVGIPQPRNPLEELRPSPRGQNVGPGPPAQTVLVPPPGKLFALRRSPFPPAKCHLTRRHGLYQ, from the exons ATGACCACCCGGCAAGCCACAAGGGATCCCCTCCTCCGGGGTGTATCTCCTACCCCTAGCAAGATTCCGGTACGCTCTCAGAAACGCACGCCTTTCCCCACTGTTACATCGTGCGCCCTGGACCAGGAGAACCAAGATCCAAGG AGATGGTTGCAGAAACCACCGCTCAATATTCAACGCCCCCTCGTTGATTCAGCAGGCCCTAGGCCCAAAGCCAAGCACCAGGCAGAGACATCACAAAGATTGGTGGGGATCCCTCAGCCTCGGAACCCCTTGGAGGAGCTCAGGCCTAGCCCTAGGGGTCAAAATGTGGGGCCTGGGCCCCCTGCCCAGACAG TCCTGGTTCCACCTCCTGGAAAGCTCTTTGCTCTTAGAAGATCTCCCTTTCCTCCAGCAAAATGTCATCTCACCAGGCGCCATGGCTTGTACcagtaa
- the LOC116268527 gene encoding tastin-like isoform X2, which produces MTTRQATRDPLLRGVSPTPSKIPVRSQKRTPFPTVTSCALDQENQDPRRWLQKPPLNIQRPLVDSAGPRPKAKHQAETSQRLVGIPQPRNPLEELRPSPRGQNVGPGPPAQTAKCHLTRRHGLYQ; this is translated from the exons ATGACCACCCGGCAAGCCACAAGGGATCCCCTCCTCCGGGGTGTATCTCCTACCCCTAGCAAGATTCCGGTACGCTCTCAGAAACGCACGCCTTTCCCCACTGTTACATCGTGCGCCCTGGACCAGGAGAACCAAGATCCAAGG AGATGGTTGCAGAAACCACCGCTCAATATTCAACGCCCCCTCGTTGATTCAGCAGGCCCTAGGCCCAAAGCCAAGCACCAGGCAGAGACATCACAAAGATTGGTGGGGATCCCTCAGCCTCGGAACCCCTTGGAGGAGCTCAGGCCTAGCCCTAGGGGTCAAAATGTGGGGCCTGGGCCCCCTGCCCAGACAG CAAAATGTCATCTCACCAGGCGCCATGGCTTGTACcagtaa